A region of the Pricia mediterranea genome:
TTATTCTTTATTCTTCCGCAGCTTTAGCGAGTTCCATCCTGATTCCCATGGATGCCGAGTCTCAAAAGAACCATCTAAAGGCTTATGGAATTACCTATTGGGTGCTGACCAAGCAACAAAAAGTACAATGGCTGCTGAACTATCGTGGAGGTTCTTTTTTGCTGCCCGATGGCGAAGCGATCAGAAAAGAATGTCAGATTCGGGGCGTGTCCTATGAAATCCTTTCAGACGGACAGGCGCAGTCCATTCTCGATGAAATCAGCAGTCCCTCTCAAAATCAGGATGCTGTTATCCTCGAGAAAGCACCTAAGATCGCCGTGTATTCCCCTAAGGGAAACGCCCCTTGGGACGACGCGGTCACCATGGTGCTCACCTATGCCGAGATTCCCTATGTGACCGTTTACGACGAGGAAGTGCTGGGGGATAAACTCGCGCTCTACGATTGGTTGCACCTGCATCATGAGGATTTTACCGGGCAATACGGTAAGTTTTACGGAGCCTACCGCGCCGCACCCTGGTATATCGCACATAAAGAAGAAGCGGAGGCGCTAGCGACAAAACTAGGATTTTCGAAAGTTTCGGACCAAAAAAGCGCCGTCGCCCAAAAAATCAGGAAATATGTTATCGGGGGAGGCTTTATGTTCGCCATGTGCTCGGCTACCGATAGTTTCGATATTGCCCTGGCCGCAGAAGGGGTCGATATCTGCGAACCGATGTTCGACGGCGACCCGTCCGATGCCAATTATCAGACGAAGCTGG
Encoded here:
- a CDS encoding asparagine synthetase B, with translation MRKSLFSLLLILYSSAALASSILIPMDAESQKNHLKAYGITYWVLTKQQKVQWLLNYRGGSFLLPDGEAIRKECQIRGVSYEILSDGQAQSILDEISSPSQNQDAVILEKAPKIAVYSPKGNAPWDDAVTMVLTYAEIPYVTVYDEEVLGDKLALYDWLHLHHEDFTGQYGKFYGAYRAAPWYIAHKEEAEALATKLGFSKVSDQKSAVAQKIRKYVIGGGFMFAMCSATDSFDIALAAEGVDICEPMFDGDPSDANYQTKLDFTNTFAFTDFTLERNPLKYEFSSIDMTGKRGNVPKEQDYFSLMDFSAKWDAVPTMLCQNHTALVKGFMGQTTAFTRGEVKPTVMVLGENKINGEARYIHGIKGKGFFTFYGGHDPEDYQHRVGDPKTELELHPNSPGYRLILNNVLFPAARKKKQKT